One genomic segment of Streptomyces sp. NBC_00239 includes these proteins:
- a CDS encoding glycosyltransferase family 4 protein, giving the protein MLGDANGGDGRTRRALVLVENLSVPFDRRVWQECTTLRDAGWTVHVICPRGEKRDTEAEAVIDGVRIHRYPLRAATGGPAGFVQEYGTALWHTFRLARRVGPVDVVHACNPPDLLFLPALWLKRRGARFVFDQHDLVPELYLSRFDRGKDLLYRAVCALERLTYRAADVVLATNESYRDVALRRGGRRPGDVFVVRSAPDTDRFQPVPPEEELKRGKPHLLCYLGVMGPQDGVDYALRALAKLRDEQGRTDWHAVFVGAGDTFDAMVELSRRLGLSEQVQFTGRIPDADLARYLSTADVCLSPDPHNPLNDVSTMNKVLEYMVMGRPIVSFDLREARVSAGDAAVYAPANDEAEFARLIALLLDDPEQRARMGKIGQERINGPLAWRNSQASLLAAYAAACRDHTPVPAGERDGHRGDRTVER; this is encoded by the coding sequence TTGCTTGGTGACGCGAACGGCGGCGACGGGCGGACCCGTCGCGCGCTGGTCCTGGTGGAGAACCTGTCGGTGCCGTTCGACCGGCGGGTGTGGCAGGAGTGCACGACGCTGCGCGACGCGGGCTGGACGGTGCACGTCATCTGCCCCCGGGGGGAAAAGCGGGACACGGAGGCGGAGGCGGTGATCGACGGGGTGCGGATCCACCGCTACCCGTTGCGCGCGGCCACCGGCGGGCCGGCCGGCTTCGTCCAGGAGTACGGAACGGCGCTGTGGCACACGTTCCGGCTGGCCCGCAGGGTCGGCCCGGTCGACGTGGTCCACGCCTGCAATCCGCCGGACCTGCTGTTCCTGCCGGCGCTGTGGCTGAAGCGGCGCGGGGCGCGGTTCGTCTTCGACCAGCACGACCTGGTGCCCGAGCTGTACCTCTCGCGGTTCGACCGCGGAAAGGACCTGCTCTACCGCGCGGTGTGCGCGCTGGAGCGGCTGACCTACCGGGCCGCGGACGTCGTGCTCGCCACGAACGAGAGCTACCGGGACGTGGCGCTGCGCCGCGGCGGCCGGCGCCCGGGGGACGTCTTCGTGGTGCGCAGCGCGCCCGACACCGACCGGTTCCAGCCGGTGCCGCCCGAGGAGGAGCTGAAGCGCGGCAAGCCCCATCTGCTGTGCTACCTCGGCGTGATGGGCCCGCAGGACGGTGTCGACTACGCGTTGCGGGCCCTCGCGAAGCTGCGTGACGAGCAGGGGCGGACCGACTGGCACGCGGTGTTCGTCGGGGCCGGCGACACCTTCGACGCGATGGTGGAGCTGTCCCGGCGGCTCGGGCTCTCCGAGCAGGTCCAGTTCACCGGGCGGATACCGGACGCCGATCTGGCGCGCTACCTGTCGACCGCGGACGTGTGCCTGTCCCCCGACCCGCACAATCCGCTCAACGACGTGTCGACCATGAACAAGGTCCTGGAGTACATGGTGATGGGCCGGCCGATCGTCTCGTTCGACCTCCGGGAGGCGAGGGTCTCCGCCGGTGACGCGGCCGTCTACGCGCCCGCCAACGACGAGGCCGAGTTCGCCAGGCTCATCGCGCTGCTGCTGGACGATCCGGAGCAGCGGGCCCGGATGGGAAAGATCGGCCAGGAGCGGATCAACGGGCCGCTCGCCTGGCGGAACTCGCAAGCGTCGCTGCTCGCCGCCTACGCCGCTGCCTGCCGGGATCACACTCCGGTGCCCGCGGGCGAACGGGACGGGCACCGAGGAGACCGCACCGTTGAGCGATGA
- a CDS encoding nucleotide sugar dehydrogenase, translated as MRVSVLGLGYVGCVSAACLASMGHEVIGVDVNQVKVDLVNEGKAPVVEERIGELIAEVVRTGALRATRDVREAIMGSEVSLICVGTPSEPNGSLCTTYLERVTEQIGAAVAERGGRQTVVFRSTMLPGTCLNLLVPILEKYVGGTAGVDFGVAVNPEFLREGTSVRDFFDPPKTVIGELDPASGDVVAALYEGLSAEVFRVPIPTAEAIKYADNAFHGLKIGFANELGAVCQALGVDSHQVMDVFLADRKLNISSAYLRPGFAFGGSCLPKDLRSLVHAAGRADVSVPILAHVLPSNSEHLQRAVELVERTGKRRVGLFGLSFKPGTDDLRESPLVELAERLFGKGYDLRIYDPNVNLSRLLGANREYIETRLPHLAQLLAESVDEVLEHAEVCLVGTKDPAVLSALPHGDGPVIVDLIRLPDAEARRTEPGYMGLAW; from the coding sequence ATGAGGGTCAGCGTCTTAGGGCTGGGCTACGTGGGCTGTGTGTCGGCCGCGTGCCTGGCCAGCATGGGCCACGAGGTCATCGGGGTGGACGTGAACCAGGTGAAGGTCGACCTGGTCAACGAGGGCAAGGCCCCGGTGGTCGAGGAGCGGATCGGCGAGCTCATCGCCGAGGTCGTACGCACCGGAGCGTTGCGCGCCACCCGCGACGTCCGCGAAGCGATCATGGGCAGTGAGGTGTCGCTGATTTGCGTGGGCACGCCGTCGGAGCCCAACGGCAGCCTGTGCACCACGTATCTGGAGCGGGTCACCGAGCAGATCGGTGCCGCGGTGGCCGAGCGGGGCGGGCGGCAGACCGTCGTGTTCCGCAGCACCATGCTCCCGGGCACCTGCCTGAACCTGCTGGTCCCGATCCTGGAGAAGTACGTCGGCGGCACCGCCGGGGTGGACTTCGGGGTCGCGGTCAACCCGGAGTTCCTGCGCGAGGGCACGAGCGTGCGGGACTTCTTCGACCCGCCGAAGACCGTCATCGGCGAGCTCGACCCGGCGAGCGGCGACGTGGTCGCGGCGCTGTACGAAGGCCTGTCGGCCGAGGTGTTCCGGGTGCCGATCCCGACGGCCGAGGCGATCAAGTACGCGGACAACGCTTTCCACGGCCTCAAGATCGGCTTCGCGAACGAGCTGGGCGCGGTGTGCCAGGCGCTCGGGGTGGATTCGCACCAGGTGATGGACGTGTTCCTGGCCGACCGCAAGCTGAACATCAGCTCCGCCTACCTGCGGCCCGGCTTCGCCTTCGGCGGCTCCTGCCTGCCCAAGGACCTGCGCAGCCTGGTCCACGCGGCGGGCCGGGCCGACGTCTCGGTGCCCATCCTCGCCCATGTGCTGCCCTCCAACTCCGAACACCTGCAGCGCGCGGTGGAGCTGGTCGAGCGCACCGGCAAGCGCCGGGTGGGACTGTTCGGACTGTCCTTCAAACCCGGCACCGACGACCTCCGCGAGAGCCCGCTCGTCGAGCTGGCCGAGCGGCTCTTCGGCAAGGGGTACGACCTGCGGATCTACGACCCCAACGTGAACCTGTCCCGGCTGCTCGGCGCGAACCGCGAGTACATCGAGACCCGGCTGCCGCACCTCGCGCAGTTGCTCGCCGAGTCCGTCGACGAGGTCCTCGAACACGCCGAGGTGTGCCTTGTCGGGACCAAGGACCCGGCCGTCCTGTCGGCGCTGCCGCACGGCGACGGCCCGGTGATCGTCGACCTCATCCGCCTTCCCGACGCCGAGGCGCGCCGGACCGAACCGGGGTACATGGGCCTTGCTTGGTGA
- a CDS encoding polysaccharide biosynthesis protein — protein MSDDTIRLVTIGRIVRGRWRLLTVLAAVGALVGYGTSLLLPPRYTTSASVLLPGAWEERELLTQSQIATSSVVVDRAAATLGWSGVGGRGLRDRVSAKAADGNIITISGTADTPERAQQLSDQVARQFVAFAARIAGDNTDPEAAAGPEALRKIVVQTSRRITDLADAADPGNTVESVQTRTELAKLRTALQEAVNKLDQADPAATKANMVVMGPAARPTGEAPPTRTQLVVGGALLFFLLAVIGHLTAARMSRRLRTEPEIAAALGSALLGSVDVPGERPAQRPEDRGPWARIRRLLGVDVRWDLPAPQASGDEAGRRIRYRRVCARLREQLPAPRRLLVLVPEGDEIAHRAAGQLVAEAESDPLLRVVGVSVSRPLVPDRDDESGALVVLSADSWTAAELAGIAEACADATYEVVGAVLAGAVRSRPARSVGDPPDGGAPDDGTPALAVGADAGRGSV, from the coding sequence TTGAGCGATGACACGATACGCCTGGTCACGATCGGCCGGATCGTCCGCGGGCGCTGGCGGCTCCTCACCGTCCTCGCGGCGGTGGGGGCGCTCGTCGGCTACGGCACCTCCTTGCTCCTTCCGCCGCGTTACACGACCTCGGCTTCGGTACTGCTGCCGGGTGCGTGGGAGGAGCGCGAGCTGCTGACCCAGTCTCAGATCGCGACCAGTTCGGTGGTGGTCGACCGCGCGGCCGCCACGCTCGGCTGGTCCGGCGTCGGCGGCCGCGGCCTCCGGGACCGGGTCAGCGCCAAGGCCGCCGACGGCAACATCATCACGATCTCGGGTACGGCCGACACCCCGGAGCGCGCCCAACAGCTCTCCGACCAGGTGGCGCGGCAGTTCGTCGCGTTCGCCGCGCGGATCGCCGGCGACAACACCGACCCCGAAGCGGCGGCCGGGCCCGAGGCGCTGCGCAAGATCGTGGTGCAGACCAGCCGCCGCATCACCGACCTCGCCGACGCGGCCGATCCCGGGAATACCGTGGAGAGCGTCCAGACCCGGACCGAGCTCGCGAAGCTGCGCACCGCGCTGCAGGAGGCCGTCAACAAGCTGGACCAGGCCGACCCGGCCGCCACCAAGGCCAACATGGTCGTCATGGGGCCGGCGGCCCGGCCCACCGGCGAGGCACCGCCGACGAGGACGCAGCTCGTCGTCGGCGGGGCGCTGCTGTTCTTCCTGCTCGCGGTCATCGGGCATCTCACCGCCGCGCGGATGAGCCGCAGGCTGCGCACCGAACCGGAGATCGCCGCGGCGCTGGGTTCGGCGCTGCTGGGCTCCGTCGACGTACCCGGTGAACGGCCCGCGCAGCGGCCGGAGGACCGTGGCCCGTGGGCGCGGATCCGCCGGTTGCTGGGCGTCGACGTCCGGTGGGACCTGCCGGCCCCGCAGGCCTCCGGCGACGAGGCGGGCAGGCGGATCCGCTACCGGCGGGTGTGCGCCCGCCTCCGGGAGCAGCTGCCGGCGCCCCGGCGGCTGCTGGTCCTCGTCCCGGAGGGCGACGAGATCGCCCACCGGGCCGCCGGGCAGCTCGTCGCCGAGGCGGAGAGCGATCCGCTGCTGCGGGTGGTGGGGGTTTCGGTGTCCCGGCCGCTGGTGCCGGACCGCGACGACGAGTCCGGCGCCCTGGTCGTGCTCAGCGCGGACAGCTGGACCGCGGCGGAGCTCGCCGGCATCGCCGAGGCCTGCGCGGACGCCACGTACGAGGTCGTCGGCGCCGTCCTCGCCGGCGCGGTGCGGAGCCGTCCGGCCCGATCCGTCGGCGATCCGCCGGACGGTGGGGCGCCGGACGATGGGACGCCGGCGCTCGCCGTCGGCGCCGACGCGGGGCGAGGTTCGGTGTGA